In a single window of the uncultured Dysgonomonas sp. genome:
- a CDS encoding 3-phosphoglycerate dehydrogenase, whose amino-acid sequence MKVLIATDKPFAAEAVNGIRDVIVKAGFELVLLEKYTEKKQLLDAVANADAAIIRSDIFDKEVLDAAKNLKIVVRAGAGFDNIELDAATANNICVMNTPGQNANAVAELALGLAVYAVRNFYNGTSGTELMGKKLGIHAYGNVGRNVARVAKGFGMEVYAYDPFLTAEAIEKEGVKAVASAEDLYTTCQFVSLHIPATAETKNSINYALLSKMPKNALLINTARKEVINEAEIIKLMEDRKDFKYVTDIMPGNHAEMAEKFAGRYFSTPKKMGAQTAEANTNAGIAAANQIVDFIKNGNERFRVNKK is encoded by the coding sequence ATGAAAGTATTAATAGCAACAGATAAACCTTTTGCAGCGGAAGCAGTAAACGGTATCCGCGATGTAATCGTAAAAGCAGGCTTCGAACTTGTTTTACTTGAAAAATATACAGAGAAGAAACAATTACTGGATGCTGTAGCTAATGCTGATGCGGCAATTATCCGCAGCGACATATTCGATAAAGAAGTACTGGATGCAGCAAAAAATCTGAAAATTGTTGTGCGTGCAGGTGCAGGTTTCGACAATATAGAACTGGATGCTGCAACAGCAAACAATATTTGTGTAATGAACACTCCGGGACAGAATGCGAATGCTGTAGCAGAGTTGGCTCTTGGACTGGCTGTATATGCAGTGCGTAACTTCTATAACGGAACATCAGGCACCGAACTTATGGGTAAAAAACTTGGTATTCACGCGTATGGAAATGTAGGGCGTAATGTGGCACGCGTAGCTAAAGGCTTCGGCATGGAGGTGTATGCATACGACCCCTTCCTGACTGCGGAAGCTATCGAAAAAGAGGGAGTGAAAGCGGTGGCGTCAGCCGAAGACCTATACACTACCTGCCAGTTTGTTTCATTGCATATTCCGGCAACTGCCGAGACTAAGAATTCTATCAATTATGCGCTGTTGAGTAAAATGCCGAAAAATGCATTACTTATCAATACTGCACGTAAGGAAGTTATCAATGAAGCCGAGATCATTAAGCTGATGGAAGACCGTAAAGATTTCAAATATGTCACCGACATTATGCCGGGCAACCATGCTGAAATGGCGGAAAAATTTGCAGGACGGTATTTCTCTACTCCTAAAAAAATGGGAGCGCAGACTGCCGAAGCGAATACCAATGCAGGTATAGCAGCAGCCAACCAGATCGTCGATTTCATTAAGAACGGAAATGAACGTTTCAGAGTGAATAAAAAGTAA
- a CDS encoding MFS transporter codes for MIIPVIRTTTISPFRSWVPNWLKVVVALTILIPVLLVNGAYTGSNIDISSYLGVISEDINMAYYASSVGMAVAYLVIPKIKPLATAKTIILVVLLFQVLLSLICAETDYIEVIIVCSFFIGYFKAFSMIETINILMPALSPSGTRNEFYAKFYPITLICGQLSLVLTAELAYLYNWQYMYYFMILMLLVAIIAVVVCMSFARRLVRIPFRDIDWLSFFLVSVCFMAIVYVATYGKTEDWFSSTSIIIATILIPLTGWLFLRRQFSDTPFLDMSVLKNRNSVTVYLLSFVLMFYASFSILISSYTTNVLRLDSTHMNELYLYMIPGFLVGGVICYYWFVKEIRMAWLIFMGFACFTISLALLYFMITPAGLYEDLYLLMFLRGVGMLVLFVAFAIYGIYGLSPKQLIYNAFFMISARSALAPAIGASVLTNWLYRLQQKNVSVLSEGVDMQNALAGSQFTTSVNTALSQGWSLEDAQRIATNALYQKIQIQAVTVSIKTIAGWMLILGIFLLVCIVLYFLQFKPVRLMKMGNDMSG; via the coding sequence ATGATAATTCCGGTAATACGCACAACGACAATCAGTCCTTTCAGAAGCTGGGTCCCGAACTGGCTCAAGGTGGTTGTTGCTCTTACTATACTTATTCCTGTATTACTGGTCAACGGTGCATACACAGGCAGTAATATAGACATATCCAGTTATCTTGGCGTTATATCCGAGGATATCAACATGGCTTATTATGCATCATCGGTCGGTATGGCCGTTGCATATCTGGTTATACCGAAAATAAAACCTTTGGCTACAGCCAAAACGATCATTCTTGTGGTCCTCTTATTCCAGGTATTACTCAGCCTGATATGTGCCGAAACAGACTACATAGAAGTAATCATCGTTTGCAGCTTCTTTATCGGTTATTTCAAGGCTTTTTCGATGATTGAGACTATCAACATATTGATGCCGGCATTAAGCCCGAGCGGAACACGTAACGAATTTTACGCAAAGTTTTATCCTATTACATTGATATGCGGACAATTGTCTTTAGTCCTCACAGCAGAGCTGGCTTATCTGTATAACTGGCAGTATATGTATTATTTTATGATATTGATGTTGTTGGTCGCCATTATTGCAGTGGTTGTATGCATGTCGTTTGCCCGCAGGCTGGTGCGTATTCCTTTCAGGGATATAGACTGGCTGAGCTTTTTCCTTGTGTCGGTTTGCTTTATGGCTATTGTATATGTGGCAACATATGGAAAAACGGAAGACTGGTTTTCTTCAACCAGTATCATAATAGCAACAATACTGATTCCGCTTACAGGTTGGCTTTTTCTTCGCCGTCAGTTTTCCGATACGCCTTTTCTGGATATGAGTGTGCTGAAAAACCGTAATTCGGTAACGGTATATCTCCTTTCTTTTGTACTGATGTTCTATGCATCATTCAGTATACTGATATCTTCTTATACTACCAATGTGCTGAGGCTGGATAGTACGCATATGAATGAACTGTATTTGTATATGATTCCGGGCTTTCTGGTAGGAGGGGTTATATGTTATTACTGGTTTGTAAAAGAAATACGCATGGCTTGGCTTATCTTTATGGGTTTTGCCTGTTTTACAATTTCACTGGCGCTCCTGTATTTTATGATAACGCCTGCAGGCTTGTACGAAGATCTTTATCTACTGATGTTTCTCAGGGGTGTGGGTATGTTGGTGCTGTTTGTGGCATTTGCCATTTATGGCATATACGGACTCTCACCCAAACAGCTTATATATAATGCATTTTTTATGATATCGGCCCGTTCGGCTCTTGCTCCTGCAATAGGTGCATCAGTCCTCACAAACTGGCTGTATCGTCTGCAACAAAAAAATGTAAGTGTCCTTTCTGAAGGTGTGGATATGCAGAATGCTTTGGCCGGTAGCCAGTTTACCACATCAGTAAATACTGCATTGTCGCAGGGCTGGAGCCTCGAGGACGCGCAACGGATAGCGACTAACGCATTGTATCAGAAGATACAGATACAAGCAGTAACGGTAAGTATAAAAACCATCGCAGGCTGGATGTTGATTCTGGGTATTTTCCTTTTAGTTTGCATTGTACTTTATTTTCTTCAGTTTAAACCTGTGAGATTGATGAAGATGGGTAACGATATGTCAGGGTGA
- a CDS encoding HlyD family secretion protein has protein sequence MDTDKSNLADRKEEKEAYRKLKKKRTRNIILNIISILLALGGIAWGVTFFIRYYRYEITNDATIEQYITPINSRVSGYIKEVRFTEHQWVNAGDTLLIVDDREFKIKEMDAEAALMDAKSSSSVLSSSIVTTSANVTVSEANIEEAKARLWKAEQDLKRYKNLLDAESVSRQQYDQIKSEYDAQSAHYNALLRQKESLKSTSTETTRKQGNAEATILRREADLAMAKLNLSYTSIIAPYSGYVGRRTLESGQLVQAGQTITNLIKNDNKWIIANYREKQIENIYIGQKVNIKVDAISGKTFTGTITAISEATGAKYSMLPTDNSAGNFVKIQQRIPVRIDFEGISAEDMQKLRAGMMVVTEAIKE, from the coding sequence ATGGATACAGATAAATCAAACCTGGCTGACAGAAAAGAGGAAAAAGAAGCTTATCGTAAACTGAAAAAAAAGCGTACACGTAATATTATACTCAACATCATCAGTATATTGCTGGCATTGGGCGGTATAGCATGGGGAGTGACTTTTTTCATCCGTTACTACCGCTACGAAATAACAAACGATGCAACAATAGAGCAATATATAACACCTATCAACTCACGTGTATCCGGTTATATAAAAGAGGTGCGTTTTACCGAACACCAGTGGGTAAATGCAGGAGATACCCTATTGATAGTAGACGACAGGGAGTTTAAAATAAAAGAGATGGATGCCGAAGCCGCACTGATGGATGCCAAGAGTTCTTCTTCCGTGCTATCTTCAAGTATAGTGACGACATCTGCAAATGTTACTGTTTCGGAAGCAAATATAGAGGAGGCCAAAGCGCGCCTGTGGAAAGCCGAGCAAGATCTGAAGCGCTATAAAAATCTGTTGGATGCAGAGTCGGTTTCCCGGCAACAATACGACCAGATAAAAAGTGAATATGATGCACAAAGTGCTCACTATAATGCTTTACTGCGACAAAAAGAATCATTAAAATCGACATCTACCGAAACTACAAGAAAACAGGGAAATGCGGAGGCTACAATACTCCGCCGCGAAGCTGATCTGGCAATGGCTAAACTAAATTTATCTTATACCTCTATTATTGCTCCGTATAGCGGTTATGTAGGTCGCCGCACCCTTGAATCCGGACAGTTGGTGCAAGCCGGACAGACAATAACCAACCTGATTAAAAACGACAATAAATGGATTATAGCCAACTACCGCGAAAAACAGATTGAAAATATTTACATCGGGCAGAAAGTAAATATAAAGGTCGACGCTATAAGCGGTAAGACATTTACAGGAACGATAACAGCGATATCAGAAGCTACGGGAGCCAAATACTCAATGCTGCCGACCGATAACTCCGCAGGAAACTTTGTGAAAATACAGCAACGTATCCCTGTCCGTATCGATTTTGAAGGTATATCGGCCGAAGATATGCAGAAATTGCGTGCGGGAATGATGGTGGTTACCGAGGCGATAAAAGAATGA
- a CDS encoding TolC family protein: MKTTLYILLATSIYTSSLTAQNTYKLTVNELFEHGLQNSIAIQSSVIKTQISEDKVGLAKNKRLPDISVSGLFGYVGTPTILDKDLSFLKHSDSPDWKQNYQVAATQPIYQGGRIKNSIEKAELEKDIAQLSLQKDKSELKLWLIGKYLDLFNLYKERDVYAKNIEEAKTRLRDIGKMKEEGMITTNDVLRSQLVLTNYELSYKETENNISLTSQQLDIVLGMDENTILEPDQDLLLSQFDIEPENDYIYQAYAQYPDMRIMEKNIVLAQNNLKLTKADYLPTLSLQASNTLARPIPNVSPAQDLYLNAWGVTLNLSYHISSLFDRKHATNAAKSQIHLQELAQEQQRQNIRTGVKSAFVKHQEALDRIKALEKSVEQSNENYRIVKNRYFNQLAILTDLLDANTVQLNSELQLTAAKTNAIYTYYQLQKVSGNL, from the coding sequence GTGAAAACAACACTATACATATTATTGGCTACATCAATATACACATCATCGCTTACGGCACAGAATACATACAAGCTTACGGTAAACGAACTGTTTGAACATGGATTGCAAAACAGCATAGCAATACAATCATCTGTGATAAAGACACAGATATCGGAAGATAAGGTAGGCTTGGCAAAGAATAAACGATTACCCGATATTTCGGTCAGCGGCCTGTTCGGCTATGTGGGTACGCCGACCATCCTCGATAAAGACTTATCATTCCTGAAACACTCCGACTCTCCCGACTGGAAGCAGAATTATCAGGTGGCGGCAACTCAGCCCATATATCAGGGCGGGCGGATAAAGAACAGCATAGAGAAAGCGGAATTGGAAAAGGATATTGCTCAATTGTCATTACAAAAGGATAAGTCGGAACTGAAACTCTGGTTGATAGGTAAATATCTCGATTTGTTCAATCTGTATAAAGAACGTGATGTATATGCCAAGAATATCGAGGAGGCTAAAACCCGCTTGCGGGATATAGGTAAAATGAAAGAGGAGGGGATGATTACCACAAATGATGTCTTACGCAGCCAATTGGTTCTTACAAATTATGAATTGTCATATAAAGAGACAGAGAATAATATTTCTCTTACTTCGCAACAATTGGATATTGTATTGGGAATGGACGAAAATACAATTCTTGAACCCGATCAGGATCTGCTGTTATCCCAATTCGATATAGAGCCGGAAAACGACTATATATATCAGGCCTACGCACAATATCCGGATATGAGAATTATGGAAAAGAATATTGTTTTAGCCCAAAACAACCTGAAATTGACAAAGGCCGATTACCTGCCTACATTGTCGTTGCAGGCAAGCAATACTCTGGCCCGCCCCATTCCAAATGTCTCACCTGCACAAGATTTGTATCTGAATGCATGGGGAGTGACACTGAATCTGTCGTATCATATTTCTTCATTATTTGACAGGAAGCATGCTACCAATGCGGCAAAAAGTCAGATACATCTGCAGGAACTTGCACAGGAACAGCAACGACAAAATATCCGTACGGGTGTGAAATCGGCATTCGTAAAACATCAGGAAGCACTGGACAGAATAAAAGCGTTGGAAAAATCTGTAGAGCAATCGAATGAAAACTACCGGATAGTAAAAAACAGGTACTTCAACCAGCTGGCTATACTGACCGACTTGCTGGATGCAAATACAGTACAGTTGAATTCGGAGTTACAGCTTACTGCTGCAAAAACAAACGCTATATATACATACTATCAATTACAAAAAGTTAGCGGAAACTTATAA
- a CDS encoding MarR family transcriptional regulator, which translates to MMQTFVQTILQTQSFYRQIIHREMREHNIYVTFEMLHILRCLDKVDSKVNQQELANLTYKDKSSLSYLIKNMEKRGLVTREEDSSDKRNKLVLLTAKGEKLHAEIRKIIDDVYVKLEENVNPEHIQLCIEYMKEFTDINKER; encoded by the coding sequence ATGATGCAAACTTTTGTACAAACAATATTGCAGACTCAGTCTTTCTACCGTCAGATAATCCATAGAGAAATGCGCGAACATAATATATATGTAACATTCGAAATGTTGCATATATTGAGGTGTTTGGACAAAGTCGATAGTAAAGTCAATCAACAGGAACTGGCAAATCTGACGTATAAGGACAAATCAAGTCTTTCCTATCTGATAAAGAATATGGAAAAAAGGGGACTGGTTACGCGAGAAGAAGATTCGTCCGATAAGCGCAACAAACTTGTCCTATTAACGGCTAAAGGAGAAAAGCTACATGCCGAAATAAGGAAGATAATAGACGATGTATATGTAAAACTGGAAGAAAATGTTAATCCGGAACATATACAACTATGCATAGAATATATGAAGGAATTTACGGATATTAATAAGGAAAGATAA
- a CDS encoding methylglyoxal synthase, whose amino-acid sequence MKKRLTIALVAHDHRKADMVEWCYYNSDFLAKHHLVCTGTTGTLIKEAFEEKGIHAEITRMNSGPMGGDAEIAAMVVRHEVDMAIFLIDDLNPQPHEADIMMLLRQCRVHNVPIACNRYSADLMLTSTLWDNDDYKPTSPRYENFDRANFDASFRRLKE is encoded by the coding sequence ATGAAGAAAAGACTTACAATAGCTTTGGTGGCACATGATCACCGCAAAGCGGATATGGTAGAATGGTGTTATTACAACTCTGATTTTCTGGCAAAACATCACTTGGTATGTACAGGAACCACCGGAACCCTGATAAAAGAGGCGTTCGAGGAAAAGGGGATACATGCGGAGATCACCCGTATGAATTCAGGGCCTATGGGGGGAGATGCGGAGATAGCCGCTATGGTCGTGCGACACGAAGTAGACATGGCTATTTTCCTTATCGACGACCTGAACCCGCAACCGCACGAGGCAGACATCATGATGTTGCTGCGCCAGTGCCGTGTACACAATGTGCCTATCGCATGTAACCGTTACAGTGCCGACCTGATGCTAACAAGTACTTTGTGGGACAATGACGATTACAAGCCTACAAGTCCGAGATACGAAAATTTCGACAGGGCTAATTTTGATGCCAGTTTCAGAAGATTAAAAGAGTAA
- a CDS encoding translation initiation factor — translation MSDWKDRLNVVYSTNPDFKYEKEGEEEQDTLPKEKQALRISLDKRNRKGKAVTLITGFIGTTEDMEVLGKLLKVKCGVGGSAKDGEIIIQGDFRNKILELLQKEGYAKARII, via the coding sequence ATGAGCGACTGGAAAGACCGTCTGAATGTGGTATATTCTACCAATCCGGACTTTAAATATGAAAAAGAAGGCGAAGAAGAGCAGGATACTTTGCCAAAAGAGAAACAGGCTTTGCGTATCTCTCTGGATAAACGAAACCGGAAGGGAAAAGCCGTTACCCTGATCACGGGATTTATCGGCACCACCGAAGATATGGAAGTGCTTGGTAAGCTATTGAAAGTAAAATGTGGCGTAGGAGGTTCTGCCAAAGACGGTGAAATCATCATACAAGGCGATTTCAGAAACAAAATACTGGAACTCCTGCAAAAGGAAGGATATGCCAAAGCACGCATTATTTGA
- a CDS encoding UvrD-helicase domain-containing protein, whose product MPKHALFDDEINLHVYKASAGSGKTHRLTAEYLCLLFSSPFAYRHILAVTFTNKATDEMKRRIIAELANLALGRNSDYIVLLTDEYSFSEEQLRKEAYDVLVRILHDYSAFSVSTIDKFFQQTMRAFTREIGLGGGYNVELDTDKILGEAIDSMLYDLESKDNKLLLDWLIRFSEEKVENGETWNIRNDIQSLSKEIFKESFKTYSNQVQENISDKQLMADYKEMLFAIIQTFEKTSQETGEKALNIMTRYGLKPEDFKGGSRSPFFSFLKWANGAIDEPTATFRAMADEVSGWYTAKTGAEIRNKIEDAYPELNVCVYDIINHYDNSRTYQTAYEINRYFFTLGILGDVDKKIREYAAENNVMLISDTTELLNRIIEGNESPFIYEKVGLRVNNYMIDEFQDTSGMQWQNFLPLVRDSLSGGNKNFIVGDVKQSIYRWRNSDWKLLDEQLDKDFINEGINHETLGTNWRSSYNVIAFNNAIFTIGASLLQDTYNKPLQDTDDERLQPFFSRITKAYNELYQEIPESHKSNKGRVKVEFIDTDEHVWQDYALQQLPEQIEELQDRGYKLKDIAILVRTKKEGADVANRLLEYKSEHRDTKYRYDIISDEALFVGNSKSIKLIIALLKYLHNPLDSSLKALAVYEYFKYSNQLSAEEALLKYFSTKDDLPEEVKNKLNRIRELPLYEMTEEMFELFRSAMEDNEQIYIQSFLDMVLDFTIRNSSDLDAFLKWWDETGVSKTIFTPDGQDAIRIMTIHKSKGLEFKVVLIPFCNWEIDHKLTTILWCHPQAEPFDRLHLVPVKYSQKLKNTIFDYEYFDERLHAFIDNINVLYVAFTRAENELIVFAPRPKKDEVSNISSLLWACVNTTPTLLSDKPTYIDLSQYLDEEKGIFEINKMYSPVKKEKKSPVEEINIDSLSGTPYDERVKLLLKNKYYFSDSGQRDYGTLMHEIVSKVQTVEDIENAVEEYHISGDITLEQKKSVIELLHNYLSDPIVSVWYSGEYKVLNEVQILQPKGTFSRPDRVMIKEDEVIVIDYKFGEKEDRKYIRQVKYYVEQIKKMGYTDVKGYICYLTLKKTVEI is encoded by the coding sequence ATGCCAAAGCACGCATTATTTGACGATGAAATAAATCTGCATGTATATAAAGCGTCGGCAGGCTCGGGTAAAACACACCGCCTGACCGCCGAGTATCTGTGCCTGTTATTTTCATCACCTTTTGCCTACCGGCACATATTGGCTGTGACCTTCACCAATAAGGCTACGGACGAAATGAAAAGGCGTATCATCGCCGAACTGGCAAATCTGGCACTAGGCCGCAACTCTGACTACATCGTACTATTGACCGATGAATACAGCTTCAGCGAAGAGCAACTGAGAAAAGAAGCATATGATGTACTTGTACGCATCCTGCACGATTATTCAGCCTTTTCGGTAAGCACCATCGACAAATTTTTCCAGCAAACCATGCGAGCCTTTACACGCGAAATAGGGTTAGGCGGAGGATACAACGTGGAGTTGGATACCGACAAAATATTGGGTGAAGCCATCGACTCCATGCTTTACGATCTGGAAAGCAAAGATAATAAACTGCTACTGGACTGGCTCATTCGTTTTTCGGAAGAAAAAGTAGAGAATGGCGAAACGTGGAATATCCGCAATGACATACAATCACTGTCGAAAGAGATATTTAAAGAAAGTTTTAAAACATACAGCAATCAGGTACAGGAAAATATTTCCGACAAGCAGCTAATGGCTGATTACAAGGAGATGCTTTTCGCCATCATCCAAACCTTTGAAAAGACTTCACAAGAGACAGGCGAAAAAGCACTGAATATAATGACCCGTTACGGACTGAAACCGGAAGATTTTAAAGGAGGGTCGCGTTCTCCCTTCTTCTCATTCCTGAAATGGGCAAACGGCGCGATAGACGAGCCTACCGCTACATTCCGCGCAATGGCCGATGAAGTATCCGGCTGGTACACGGCAAAAACCGGAGCGGAGATCAGAAACAAAATAGAAGACGCATACCCGGAACTGAACGTTTGCGTCTACGATATAATAAACCATTACGACAATTCACGTACCTATCAGACGGCATATGAAATAAACCGCTATTTTTTCACACTTGGGATACTGGGCGATGTGGATAAAAAAATACGGGAGTACGCTGCGGAAAACAATGTCATGCTGATTTCGGATACTACCGAATTACTTAACCGTATCATAGAGGGAAATGAATCACCGTTTATCTACGAAAAGGTGGGATTGCGCGTCAATAACTATATGATAGACGAGTTTCAGGATACATCAGGCATGCAATGGCAAAACTTCCTGCCACTTGTACGTGACAGCCTGAGCGGAGGTAATAAGAATTTCATTGTAGGGGATGTAAAACAGAGCATTTACCGCTGGCGGAACTCGGACTGGAAACTGCTGGATGAACAACTCGACAAGGATTTCATCAATGAAGGCATTAATCACGAAACACTCGGTACCAACTGGCGTAGTTCGTACAATGTAATCGCATTCAATAATGCCATTTTTACTATCGGTGCAAGTTTGTTGCAGGATACATACAACAAGCCTCTACAAGACACGGATGATGAGCGATTACAACCTTTTTTCTCCCGTATAACCAAGGCATATAACGAATTATACCAGGAAATCCCGGAGAGCCACAAAAGCAATAAAGGGCGTGTCAAAGTAGAGTTTATAGATACCGATGAACATGTGTGGCAAGATTATGCCCTACAACAGTTACCGGAACAAATAGAAGAGCTGCAGGACAGGGGCTATAAGCTGAAAGACATCGCGATCCTCGTTCGCACGAAAAAGGAGGGTGCAGATGTAGCCAACCGCCTGCTGGAATATAAAAGCGAACACAGAGATACAAAATACCGGTACGATATCATTTCCGATGAAGCATTGTTTGTTGGCAACTCGAAAAGCATAAAGCTGATTATCGCCTTGCTGAAATACCTACATAACCCTCTGGATTCTTCACTAAAGGCTCTGGCTGTCTATGAATATTTCAAGTACAGCAACCAGCTAAGTGCAGAAGAAGCCCTGTTGAAATATTTTTCGACAAAAGATGATTTGCCCGAAGAGGTTAAGAACAAACTGAACCGTATCAGGGAACTTCCTCTATATGAGATGACGGAAGAGATGTTTGAATTGTTCCGCAGCGCAATGGAAGACAACGAACAGATTTACATACAATCATTCCTCGATATGGTGCTCGATTTCACCATCCGCAACTCGTCAGACCTCGATGCATTCCTTAAATGGTGGGACGAAACAGGTGTAAGCAAGACTATATTTACTCCCGACGGGCAGGACGCTATCCGTATCATGACCATACACAAATCGAAAGGGCTGGAATTTAAAGTAGTACTCATCCCTTTTTGCAATTGGGAGATAGACCATAAGCTGACAACTATACTGTGGTGCCATCCGCAAGCCGAACCATTCGACAGATTGCACCTCGTACCCGTAAAGTATTCGCAGAAACTGAAAAATACAATCTTCGACTATGAATATTTCGATGAACGCCTGCATGCGTTTATAGATAATATAAATGTGTTGTATGTGGCTTTCACCCGTGCTGAAAATGAACTGATCGTTTTTGCACCACGCCCGAAAAAAGATGAGGTAAGTAACATTTCCTCCTTACTATGGGCTTGCGTAAACACCACTCCTACCCTGTTATCTGATAAGCCGACATACATTGACTTGTCTCAATATCTGGATGAAGAAAAAGGTATATTTGAAATAAATAAAATGTATTCTCCCGTAAAAAAGGAGAAAAAGTCGCCTGTCGAGGAAATAAATATAGATAGCTTGTCGGGTACACCATATGATGAACGGGTAAAGCTACTCTTAAAAAATAAATACTATTTCTCAGATTCAGGACAGCGCGACTATGGTACCCTGATGCATGAAATAGTAAGTAAGGTACAAACTGTAGAGGATATCGAAAATGCAGTGGAAGAATATCATATTTCGGGCGATATAACTCTGGAACAAAAAAAATCAGTAATTGAATTACTTCACAATTACTTGTCTGATCCAATAGTTTCTGTCTGGTATTCCGGTGAATATAAAGTGCTGAACGAAGTCCAGATATTACAACCAAAAGGTACATTCAGCCGCCCCGACCGTGTAATGATAAAAGAGGATGAAGTCATTGTCATAGATTATAAGTTTGGTGAAAAAGAGGATAGAAAATATATCCGTCAGGTAAAATATTATGTAGAACAGATAAAAAAAATGGGATATACGGATGTAAAAGGCTATATTTGTTATCTTACACTGAAGAAGACAGTAGAAATCTAA
- a CDS encoding creatininase family protein, protein MNPSFDILTAIYNDTKGQTYDFAVLPWGATEPHNYHLPYITDCYLAHGISVDAVIKAYDSQKIKGMVLPPITLGSQNPGQRELPFCLHGRYETQKGILTDIVASLDCQGIYTLVIVNGHGGNSFKNMIRDLAVDYPHFLIVVSDWFAILPQAGYFEERDDHAGEMETSVMMHYYPELVNLSLAGDGAYTPFKPETLRDGTGWTPRNWAQVSYDTGIGNPKKSTAEKGKVYAGAVSQKLSELFVDLVKGEIY, encoded by the coding sequence ATGAATCCTTCGTTCGATATCCTTACTGCTATATATAATGATACCAAAGGGCAGACATATGATTTTGCTGTTCTTCCATGGGGAGCAACCGAACCACACAACTATCATTTACCATATATCACCGATTGTTATCTGGCACATGGTATATCAGTAGACGCTGTAATAAAGGCATATGATTCGCAAAAGATAAAAGGTATGGTGTTGCCTCCGATTACGCTGGGCTCACAGAATCCGGGGCAGCGCGAGCTTCCTTTTTGCCTGCATGGCCGGTACGAAACGCAAAAGGGTATACTGACCGATATTGTCGCTTCTCTCGATTGTCAGGGGATATATACGTTGGTTATAGTGAATGGCCACGGTGGCAATAGTTTTAAAAATATGATCCGTGATCTTGCTGTCGATTATCCTCATTTTCTGATTGTAGTAAGTGATTGGTTTGCAATCTTGCCTCAGGCCGGATATTTTGAAGAAAGAGACGACCATGCCGGAGAGATGGAAACTTCGGTAATGATGCATTACTATCCCGAACTTGTGAACTTATCTCTGGCGGGAGACGGGGCTTATACTCCGTTCAAACCCGAAACATTACGTGATGGTACGGGATGGACTCCGCGAAATTGGGCGCAGGTGTCATATGATACGGGTATAGGGAATCCGAAGAAGTCTACCGCAGAAAAAGGCAAGGTGTATGCCGGAGCTGTCAGTCAGAAATTGTCAGAACTTTTTGTCGATTTAGTAAAAGGAGAAATATATTGA